From the genome of Pseudomonas helvetica:
CGTTTTTTCTTTGCCTTTGTTCATGAGGGCTCCTTAGCCGCTGCGGCTCGCTCTCTGGGGGTGGAGCACGCGACTGTGGCTCGCCGAATAGCTGCCCTTGAAGCCTCTTTGGACATGAAGCTGGTAGATCGTAGGGGCCGTGTCTACCAACTGACCGAGGACGGTGTGAGGGTAGGTGAATATGCAGCGCAGATGGAGTCTGCGTCACTTGCGCTCAGGCGATTCGCTGACGGGGGAGAAAGCCGTATTGAGGGTGCGGTGATCTTGTCTGCACCTCCTGCATACCTCGGAACGTTGGTAGCTCGGCGACTTGGGGTATTGCGCGAGCGTTATCCCCGGTTGCAGCTGACGCTCGTCGGAGCCAAGTCCACTGCGTCGCTGGCAAGGAAAGAAACCGATATTGCCATTACCTTCAGCAGGCCGGATGAACAGAGTGTCGTCGCCAAAAGTCTCGGCTCCTTGCGTTTTTACCCGCATGCTAGCGAGGGCTACATTAGTCAACGTGAACCTGAAGAGTTCGAGTTCATAGGCTACGACCGTAGCATGGACGATTCGGTACAGCAGCAATGGCTCCTGGATCGGCTGGAAGGAAGACCGCTTTCCGTCACCAGCAACGACCTGCGCATCCAGGCATTAGCTGCCGTAGGCAATGCTGGCATAGTTTTCCTTCCGGATTTTTTAGGCAAAGAATATGGGCTGGCAAGGGTTGATATGGATCACACACCGCTGGAACTACCCATCTGGCTCGCGTTTCATGAAGATTTACGCAGCTCTCTAAAAATCCGGGCAGTTCTTGATTTCCTCATGGAGGGATTAGTGCAGGCACAGGAGCTGTGAATTTTTTCACATCCGGTTTGTGACTTTGATGAATGGGTCATCACGAAACATTTCTCTACTCTGGGCTCCGAATTGAATTCCTGCCCACTGAGAGGCCCTTCACCAATGAGCAGTTCCCATCCCATAAAAAGCTCAATGGCTGTATACCGTACAGCGTGGATCGTGACCGCGATTTTTATACTTTCAAATGCCGCTACGCCACTCTACAGCTTTTGGCAGCAGTCCCTCGGTTTCGCGTCGGGGGTGCTAACCGTAATTTTTGCCTGCTACATCATCGGTCTTCTTCTAACGCTCACCATCGCTGGGCAGCTGTCCGACCACTACGGGCGCAAAGCCTTGCTTCTACCCTGTGTGGGGCTGGCTATCATTGCAGCGATTCTGTTCGACCAAGCGCACAGCATCGGCGTCTTGATGCTCGCACGCTTCCTCACCGGCGTTTCGGTGGGCCTCGTTGTATCTGGGGGTATGGCGAATGTCGTCGAGCATGCTCAGCCTCATCGCAAGCATTTTGCTTCGCTAATGGCATCTGTCGCGATGGTGGCTGGAGCGGGCACCGGGCCGCTATTGGCAGGGGTCGTTGCGCAATATCTTCCGAACCCGATCCACACAGTCTTCCGAGTGGAAATCGCGATTTTGTGCGTGGCGCTCCTAGCGTTACTCAATCAAAAGAACCAGAAGCTTGGGGTCGGTACGTTTAAACCGCGCTTGCCCACCGTCGCTAAGGAAAACCTCGGCATCGTGCTATTGGGGATAGCGTTCTTCGGCCCTGGAATAACTTCGACATCATTCATCCTGTCGCTCGGCCCCAAGCTGATAGCGACTTTTCTAGGCGTGAATAGTCCCCTTGTCACAGGTTGTATGGCCTTTTCAATGTTCCTCGTCGCCGTGAGCGTGCAGTTTGCGGCGAAGCGATACAGCAGCCGTACTGTGTTTTCGCTTAGCGGGATCGGTACTGTCTTCTCAATGATTTTCGTGTGGATCGCGCTGAAAACCGGTTCCGCTCCATGGCTGATCGTTTCCGCTCTGTTGGCAGGCGCCGGTCAAGGCTTGGGCCAGTTAGGTGGACTGACCCTTATTGCTGACCGCGTGCCTGCGCAGCGCAGAGCCGAAGCCAACGCAGTGTTCAACATGGGGGGGTATGTGCCCGCTGGAGTGATCCCGGTGGTAACAGGTTACTTGATCGACTTTTGGGGGCTGAGCATTGGAATAAGCTCACTTGCGCTCATTATCGCGAGTCTTGCTTCTTTGGCGCTCATGCAGCTTTGGAGGCACGTCCCTAAGCAAAATCAAACTCGTACACACAGCGAGGCTTAACGAACTCACTTATGTGGCAGCAGATCAATAATCTGACTGGCGCGCTGGGTAGGAAAGCGCATGAGGACGTCTTTCAGATAGGCGTATGGATCGTGCCCGTTCACGCGCGCATGACTGGATCAGGCTCATGATTGCCGCCTCTCGTTGCATCGACCAAAGGCTGGAGATGCACACCGGTTTACCACTTCACGGTCCGGGTAGAGCTCGGACAACAGGTCAAAGGCTTTCGAATCTGCTGCCTTGTCACCGAACTCGGGGGCAATGACCGCTCCATTGATCACGAAGCAGTTGATATAGCCTGGCGCGAAGTCCGGATTGTTTTTGCTGAACCGACTCTTTCGTGGATTGAGCGGAGGCGACACGGTGTGCACAAGCAGCGGGCGGCTATCGGCATCGGTGGCATTCCTGAGAATCTCCAGATGGACAAGTGTCACTGCGTGGTCATGGGACTCAGGGTCGTTGTCGAGGTTAGAGATCAAGAACTCCCAGCTTGACGAAGCGGACGTAGAAGTCGACATGGGCGTCGGTGATGTCCTTGCCTTTGATTCCCGGCAGAAAGAATGAAAGATAAATCTGTGGCGCCCCTTTCTTCACGCTGCCGCATAACTCGATGCCCGTTTAACCACGCGAAGTCGATAGAGCAGAATCGATTGGCTAGGGAAGATGCTGTCTAAACCAGCGACTTTTGAATTTGATGATCAAATGTATCCAGAAAATCGCGCATGCCGATGTCTCCGAGATCTACAGCTTTAGCGCCGCCGGCCGCAATAAAGGTGACATCGGTGATACCCAGGACGTTCAGGATCAGTTTCAAATATTGGGTCGCAATGTCACGGTCTCTAATCGGGGAGTCGTTGGTGTATACACCTCCCGAGGCGAGCAGCACCGTTGCCTTTTTACCGGTCACCAGCCCTTTACCATCAAAGCCCAAGGTCAGGCCTTTACGTACCACGTGATCCACCCACGCCTTGAGCGCCGCAGGGACGTTGTAGTTGTAGACCGGCGTTGAAATAACCAGGTGATCGGTTTCCAGCAACTCGGCCACAAGCTCATCGGATAGCTGCAACACGGCTTTCATTTCAGGCGAATGTTGGGTTTGCGGGGTGAAGTAAGCCTGCAACCAAGGGGCCGTCACGAACGTCAGCGAAGTCTCCGTTAGATCCCGTATTTTGATGGCGCCGCTAGGGTGTGCAGCTTCCCACGCGGCCACAAATCGGCGAGTGAGCTGCCGGGAGATTGAAGCATCCCCACGTGGGCTGGTTTCAATGGTGAGAAGCCTGGACATGTAAGTAACTCCTGCGCAGTGATGCGGCGGTATGTTTTGCGTTGTCGCTCTAGGCGATGTGCGACACACTCTACCCAATACGATCTATACGCAGGAGTGATGTAAATATGATTGAGTCCATCTGTTTAAGTGATGGGTCATGATCGGAAGTCTCAGCCTGGATCAGTTGCGAATCCTTGTAACCATTGCTGATACAGGCAGTTTCTCGGCAACGGGACGTCACCTGCGGCGTGCTCAATCTGCCATTAGCCAGTCGATTGCCACACTTGAGTCAGTTCAAGGTGTGAGGCTGTTTGATCGGAGCGGCCATCGTCCAACGCTCACTGAGGTCGGTAGAGTGCTGGTGGTTCAAGCGCGCGCCGTGCTGGCAAGCGCTGCCCAGTTTGAAGCAATGGCCTCAAGTACGGCAGCCGGGGTTGAGCCGGAGTTGGCGCTCGCCATAGACCCTTTGGTCCCTAGCGCACCGCTCATCGAAAGCCTGCGCGCTATCCGTGAGGCTTTCCCGCATCTGGCAGTGAGTTTTTCTACGGAAGGCTTAGGCGGCGCAGAGCGCCGATTGCGCAACGGCGATGCGGCACTGGCGCTTTGCACATTGATTCCGACAGTGCCCGACGATGTCACCGCATTGCCGCTGCTCAGCGTCAACTTGAGACCAGTAGTAGCCAGCGGGCATCCCCTGGCTACGTTAGGCCGTCGGGCAACAAGTGCAGACCTCAAGCCTTATGTGCAACTGGTACTTTCCGATCCGGTTTCCCCCGACGGCCCTAGCTATGGGGTGACGGGCAGTCACCAGTGGCGGTTTGTAGATTTGGCACGGCGGATGGATTTTTTGCTCGCCGGGTTCGGTTGGTGCCGAATGCCAGAGCATCTGATTGCGGATCATCTGGCTTCAGGACGCCTCCTGCCGCTTGAGTTAACCGCCGAACTTCAGCGCACACCAGACACACTGACGATCTATGCTGCGCACATGCAAAATCGCTCTTTAGGGAAAGCAGGCCGATGGCTTCTGAATGATCTGACCCATCGTCTGTGCAGGTGATGATACGAAGACGACTAACGTCAGCGGTTTGGTTATCCCGTTGGCCAAAGGGCTGATGCGGTTAATCGAACCGGTAGTGCAGTGCAATGCAAAGGGGACAAACTTAGTTCTCTGTCATACCTGCCTCGACAGCATGTCTAGTCCTGAAATAGGTTTACACCTGTTTCACCCCAACGCCCGGTGCATCGCATCGGGCGTTTTGTATTTCAAAGACAGGTGCGGCCGCCCGCTTCCGGGAAGACGCAGTGCTGCGCAGTAGCCATAGCGACTTTTTTTGCCGAGATCTTTTGAGACCGATCGAGCCCATATAACTGAAAGGCTCTTCTGTCAGTGACACCCTGAGTCATCGACGCATGCAACGTCCACAGCAAAGTAGAAAACGCCCTCAAGCGCGATATCTAGCGCCGCGACATGACCGCGTTATGCACGGGTAAAGCGGCTTGTTCGGGGTGTTGCTGCAAAAAATGCCTGATGGCTTGATCCTGGCGATCCACCACGCATACGTTCACGCTGGGGCGAGGGACGGTGCATTCGCCAAGCGCGAGGAACCCGCAACTCATGACGCCGTATACCGCAACCGGTTGCGCGACGGCCGAGCAATCGTAGACCATCTCGCCAAGGTAATTGAGCTGCCCTTGGGTGACGGTGAAATGCAGCGGTTTGGAGTAAGCCCCCATTACCCCGCGGCGGTGACCCAGGCGGCTCACCTCATAGTCACCGGCGGGCAGCCATGCCGAATAATCATCCTTGGGTCCCCAGCCGTAAGTCTTGTCACTCTTGATGTCACGAAATTCAAGGTAGGTTCCGTAGGGGCCGCCTTCCAGCAGCGTGCCGACCACCAGACCAGCGTTTTGCGCGTTGTAAACGGGGGAATTCAACGCCATTTCAGCGGGCATTGACGAGCAACCGGCCAGCAACCCGATCAGGCCAATTGCAAAGATGTGGTGCGAGTAAAGCATTCCGTTACCTCGGTGGGAGACGAACAAAATCCAAAATAAATTCAAGGCCGACAGCGCGCTGGACGGCGGCGACTACCTTTATTAGCATGATGGCCTTTCGCCTACTTGTACATCAAGGACGATACATCAACATGTTCAGTTTTTCCCGATGGCGCCTGCGTGGCGCTGTAAGCATTGCCGCACTGTTACTTGGCGGGTGCAGTTTCAACGGTTCCTATCCGGACGCCAGTGGACCCGATGCGGCGAAGCTGCGCTTTATCAGCAGCAATGAAAACTCGACGCTCGACTTGTTCGATGCCGAACACTGCGACGGCCAGACGACGGGGCTGCTCAATAACCTGTTCTCCGCCAATACCCGGCGACGGGCGGCGATGAGCGCCGCTGTACCCGAGAATGCCAAGGCCTATCTGGAAGTGCGGCTGCAACCGGGCCATGAACTGTTCGCGCGAGCCAATACCTTAAGCACCGGTAGCGTGTGCACCGTGGCGTTCAACTTTACCCCGCAGAGCGGTGGCGAGTACGAAGCGAACTTCCGCTACGTAGGTCGCAGTTGCCAAATTACCCTTAGCCGTCTGCGCCAGATTGATGGCAAGGTTATGCGCTCGCCGATCGCGCTGACCAACAAAGGCCTGCCCGCCTGCGTCGGCCGCAACCCGATTTTCCCCAAGCCCGCCGAAGCACCGCCACAGTCAGCGGAGCGTACAGCACTGATCGCGCAGATCGTCGACGCCAGTGTCATCGCGAAAATGAAGCCCGAAGCCGACGATTCCTCGTCGGTGCGGGAAGCGTTGCTCGACAAGTCGATGGAGGAACGCAAACAGCGCCTCGGCTTCAGCCTGCCGGATGCCTATTGGACTGAATATCACCAGAACCTGGAGCAGTTCGCCAACGAGATGACAGGCACCAAAGCGCGTTCATTGCTGTTGTACAAGGACTACTACACCAACCGTCTGAGCCTGCTCGACACCCCCGAGATCCATGAACTGCTGCCCGACAGAGAAACGGCCGACCGTAGCAAGGCGATGTCCACCAATAATGCAATGCTGGAATACTACTACCGAACCCAGCGAGAACTGCTGAAGGAAACACTGAGCGCGCATCAGGCACGCATGGCCGATCTGGATCAGCGCTTTGAGGTGTGCAAGCGTTTCGCGGCCTGCTGGCAAAATTAATAGGGGTCGGCCTGAGGGTGCCGGCCGTAACAGGTACACTGCTTATCGCCGAGCGACAGCTATCGGCCCAGAGTGTGTAAAAACGCTTCGCCAAAATTGAAGTGTGCGCGTCTACGTTAAATCTGAAATTTATCGGCACGTCAGCAGATGTGGATTTCGCGTAGAAGCGCGATTTCCAGTCCGATATTGAGTACCTGTCTCGCACAAAAACGTTTTTACACAGCCTCGGCTAATAGCGGACACACACCCGTATTGCGTCAGAAAACAACTAGAGACTATTAGAATGCCGATTCAGTGCCAAAGGTGCGGTCAAGGCTCAGTCCTAGCGATGCGTATCCGCTCTACGCATATTTTGCTGTGGGTCTGCGAGGAGTGTGAAGCAACATGGAAACGCCAAGAGGAAGTCAACATCGGTAAGTTCGAAGACTATGGAACGCTAATGATGAGTATCGGACGCAGCCCTTTGTGGTCGGAACTGAAGCCTCAGTAAAAAGTGCGCAGCCATTCACTTTGCACTTCCTGCGTACCGTCCGTTTCAGGTCTATTCCACTCAGTCACCACCGGCAAAAATCAATCAAAAACCGCCACTCGATCGATACGGATACACGACACAAAAAGCTGTCTTGCTTACCCGCCAACACTCTTGATTAGGGAAGTGGTGTGCGGATAGACCTCAAATAACGAATCAGGCGCCTAGGGCGCCTTATCCGCTTCTAGAGCTAGCATTTGTCGAGGGCAACGGTTGACCCAACCTAAACCAAAGGCTGGTGACTGGTCACACAGTGGATACCCCCACCACCCGCGGCGATCGCATCGATATTGAGCTGCACCACCTCACGATCCGGGTAGAGCTCGGACAACAGGTCAAAGGCTTTGGTATCTGCCGCCTTGTCACCGAACTCGGGGGCAATGACTGCACCATTGATCACGAAGTAGTTGATATAGCCTGGCGCGAAGTCTGGATTGTTTTTGCTGAACCGACTTTTTCGTGGATTGAGCGGAGGCGACACGGTGTGCACGTGCAGCGCGCGGCCATCGGCATCAGTGGCCTTCCTGAGAATGTCCAGATGGGCGAGCGTCACTGCGTGGTCATAGGACTCGGGGTCGTTGTCGAGGTTGGCGATCACCACTCCCGGCTTGACGAAGCGGGCGTAGAAGTCGACATGGGCGTCGGTGATGTCCTGGCCTTTGATGCCCGGCAGCCAGATGATTTTGCGCAAGCCAAGTCTCTTCTTCAGTTCTTCCTCTACGTCGACCTTGCTCCAGCCGGGATTGCGGTTGGTATTGATCCAGCTACTTTCGGTCATGATCCCCGTGCCGTGGCCATCCACTTCGATAGCGCCGCCCTCGCCCACCAGCCGGCTGCGGATGTAGTTGGCGCCGGCAGTCCGGGCGACCGAAGCGGCAATCTGCGCATCCTCGGCATGCTGCTGTTTGTTGCCCCAGCCGTTGAAGTTGAAATCCACCGCGCCGAGCCCACCTTCGCCATCGATGACGAAGTTGGCACCGATATCGCGCATCCAGATATCGTCCAGCTCCGTGACAACAAAGGTAATGTTGCCCGTGCCGCATTTTTCTTCAGCCAGATCCCGCTCGCTCTCACGACAAAACACAGTCACCGGCTCATAGTTGGCGATGGTGCGGGCGATCCGCCCCAAGGCATCTTGCACGTCAGGCGTGAAGTCCTCGTGAATGGCCTCCTGTGCACCAAA
Proteins encoded in this window:
- a CDS encoding LysR family transcriptional regulator, whose translation is MTNMLDWDSLRFFFAFVHEGSLAAAARSLGVEHATVARRIAALEASLDMKLVDRRGRVYQLTEDGVRVGEYAAQMESASLALRRFADGGESRIEGAVILSAPPAYLGTLVARRLGVLRERYPRLQLTLVGAKSTASLARKETDIAITFSRPDEQSVVAKSLGSLRFYPHASEGYISQREPEEFEFIGYDRSMDDSVQQQWLLDRLEGRPLSVTSNDLRIQALAAVGNAGIVFLPDFLGKEYGLARVDMDHTPLELPIWLAFHEDLRSSLKIRAVLDFLMEGLVQAQEL
- a CDS encoding agmatine deiminase family protein encodes the protein MSTRREFIKQVSVVASLGAAASMGLGLNAPRIQAAIKDGWHMPDEGDKHRRAFIAFGAQEAIHEDFTPDVQDALGRIARTIANYEPVTVFCRESERDLAEEKCGTGNITFVVTELDDIWMRDIGANFVIDGEGGLGAVDFNFNGWGNKQQHAEDAQIAASVARTAGANYIRSRLVGEGGAIEVDGHGTGIMTESSWINTNRNPGWSKVDVEEELKKRLGLRKIIWLPGIKGQDITDAHVDFYARFVKPGVVIANLDNDPESYDHAVTLAHLDILRKATDADGRALHVHTVSPPLNPRKSRFSKNNPDFAPGYINYFVINGAVIAPEFGDKAADTKAFDLLSELYPDREVVQLNIDAIAAGGGGIHCVTSHQPLV
- a CDS encoding MFS transporter, with the protein product MSSSHPIKSSMAVYRTAWIVTAIFILSNAATPLYSFWQQSLGFASGVLTVIFACYIIGLLLTLTIAGQLSDHYGRKALLLPCVGLAIIAAILFDQAHSIGVLMLARFLTGVSVGLVVSGGMANVVEHAQPHRKHFASLMASVAMVAGAGTGPLLAGVVAQYLPNPIHTVFRVEIAILCVALLALLNQKNQKLGVGTFKPRLPTVAKENLGIVLLGIAFFGPGITSTSFILSLGPKLIATFLGVNSPLVTGCMAFSMFLVAVSVQFAAKRYSSRTVFSLSGIGTVFSMIFVWIALKTGSAPWLIVSALLAGAGQGLGQLGGLTLIADRVPAQRRAEANAVFNMGGYVPAGVIPVVTGYLIDFWGLSIGISSLALIIASLASLALMQLWRHVPKQNQTRTHSEA
- a CDS encoding NAD(P)H-dependent oxidoreductase → MSRLLTIETSPRGDASISRQLTRRFVAAWEAAHPSGAIKIRDLTETSLTFVTAPWLQAYFTPQTQHSPEMKAVLQLSDELVAELLETDHLVISTPVYNYNVPAALKAWVDHVVRKGLTLGFDGKGLVTGKKATVLLASGGVYTNDSPIRDRDIATQYLKLILNVLGITDVTFIAAGGAKAVDLGDIGMRDFLDTFDHQIQKSLV
- a CDS encoding LysR family transcriptional regulator, with the protein product MIGSLSLDQLRILVTIADTGSFSATGRHLRRAQSAISQSIATLESVQGVRLFDRSGHRPTLTEVGRVLVVQARAVLASAAQFEAMASSTAAGVEPELALAIDPLVPSAPLIESLRAIREAFPHLAVSFSTEGLGGAERRLRNGDAALALCTLIPTVPDDVTALPLLSVNLRPVVASGHPLATLGRRATSADLKPYVQLVLSDPVSPDGPSYGVTGSHQWRFVDLARRMDFLLAGFGWCRMPEHLIADHLASGRLLPLELTAELQRTPDTLTIYAAHMQNRSLGKAGRWLLNDLTHRLCR